TGGAGTACGTCGACGGCTCGAATCTGCTCGACGTGGTCAAGAAGTTCGGCCCGCTCGACATCCGTCGGGCCGTCCACTACGCCCGCCAAATCGCCCTCGGCCTCGATTACGCCTTCCGCAACGGGATCATCCACCGGGACGTGAAGCCGGGGAACGTACTCATCGACCGGCACGGGACGGCCAAAGTTTTGGACATGGGGTTGGCCCGGTTTTACAAAGACCAGACCGACATGCTGACGGTCAAATACGACGACAAGATCGTTCTCGGGACGGCCGACTACGTGGCCCCGGAACAGGTCGCGAACAGCCACGGGGTGGACATCCGGGCGGACATTTACGCACTGGGCGCGAGCTTCTACTTCCTGCTCGCCGGCCACCCGCCGTTCCCGTCCGGAACCGTCTCGCAGAAGTTGCTGTGGCACCGGACCAAAGACCCGACCCCGGTCCGAAACATTCGGCCCGAAGTGCCCGAGGGGTTGGCCGCCGTCGTGGCGAAGATGATGGCGAAGAACCCGGACCAGCGTTACCAAACGCCGGCCGAAGCTGCCGCCGCTCTCGAACAGTGGGCGTCGAACGACGTTCCGCTCCCGGCCCCCGAAGAGATGCCGGAGCTGAGCCCCGCCGCCTCCATCGGACTCCCGATTGGGGAGAACGAACCAGCTGCTCCTGCCACGGTTGACAGGCACCCAAATGAGCGGCCCGTCGCGGTGGGGGCCGCGGTCGGTGGCGGTTCGGAAAACGTACCGGGCGCGGATTTCATGCTGTCGGCGGCGCCGGCCGCGGGTCCGTTCGCGCCGCCGGTGGCCGGCCCGTTCGCACCGCCGCTTTCGCAGCTCCGCGAAAAATCCCGGTCGTCGGCCGTGACGACGACGCCGACGCGGGTGCCCTCATTGCCCCAGTCGGGTACGTGGCCGTCCGGCTCCCTACCGGTTCCCAACCGCCCGCGCAACCCGTTCGCGCCGCCCCAGGTCGACATCCAGACTAATAGCGAGGCGGCGCACGACGCGACGCCGGCCGACATGGGTCGTCGCCCGGACGTGCCCGTTTTCCTGACCGTACTGGGCGAGAAGACGACCCCCGGGGCCTCCAAACGAAATCTGTTATTGGTCTCGCTGATCGCCGCGTCGCTGTTACTCGCGGGCGTTCTGGTCGTCTGGAAACTCGCGCGGGCCGGCGACACGTCGGCGGCCCGCCCGGGCACCGAGCAAATCGAAGCGGCCCCAACGGAGCCAGCCCCAGTCGAACCGGCCCCGTCTGCCAACAAGGAACGGCGCAACACGAAGAAATAAGGCTACTCGGCGAGTCGGGTACTCGTCGACGCGAACAGAGCCGGCGGCCGGGTGGGAGGTGTAGGACCTCCTCCCGACCGCCGGCTTGCGTTTCTTCACCGGTCGACCAGTTTCCGGCGTCCCCGATGTATCGGTCACGAACCTGTCCGCGGTCTGCCGTGTCTGTGTCGCCGTTCGATGAAAGGCGCGCGTTCGCGAGCGAGTACATTCAAATACGTGGCGATGTCAGCCGGCGAGATCTAAGGAGTGTCATGGAGATTTCCGATTCCAGGCCGTCACGGATTGGGCTACTCCTCGCGTTTGCCGCCGTTTATGTCCTCTGGGGTTCGACCTACCTCGCCATCCGCCTTGCGATCGACAGCATCCCGCCGTTCCTCATGGCCGGTTCGCGGTTCGTGGTCGCGGGCGCCATTCTTTTTGCCTACGGCTCGCAGCGGTACGCCGGTCGTTTGACGCTCGTTCAGTGGCGAAACGCCGCCCTGGCTTCCGTGCCGCTGTTCGTGATCGGGAACGGCGGGGTGACGTGGGCGGAGCAGTCGGTTCCGTCCGGCCTGGCGGCTCTCGTGGTCGCGACGATTCCGGTCTGGATGTTGCTTTTCGACTGGATGTATGGCGGACGCCGGGGACCGCGGCGGGCCGAATTGATGGGGGTTGGGGCGGGTCTGGCGGGTGTGACCGTACTGGCGGCGCCCGGTGCGGACGGCGGATCGCCGGCAGGCATCGGGGCACTCGTGTTCAGTGCCGTCGGTTGGTCGTGTGGTTCGCTCGTCAACCGGTACGCCGACCTGCCGAAGTCGCCGTTCATGATCTCGGGGATGGAAATGTTGGTCGGCGGTGTATTCCTCCTGGGCGTCGGGTTGGTGACCGGAGAAGCATCCCGGTTCGATCCGGTGGCGGTGTCATGGCAATCGGGTGCCGCCCTCGTTTATCTGATCGCGGTCGCGGTCGTCGCCCTTCCCGCCTACACCTGGCTGATGACGGTCTGCTCGCCCGCGCTCG
This portion of the Fimbriiglobus ruber genome encodes:
- a CDS encoding serine/threonine-protein kinase, whose protein sequence is MSAPASVEELFQLVRKSGMIDDQKLNAYLQRRQIGRGLSDDPREVADALVQDGIITYFQAEQFLLGKWRGFTIGKYKLLERVGVGGMGQVFLCEHMFMKRRVAVKVLPPAKAEQPAALGRFYREARAAGVLEHPNIVRTHDIDQDGNLHFIVMEYVDGSNLLDVVKKFGPLDIRRAVHYARQIALGLDYAFRNGIIHRDVKPGNVLIDRHGTAKVLDMGLARFYKDQTDMLTVKYDDKIVLGTADYVAPEQVANSHGVDIRADIYALGASFYFLLAGHPPFPSGTVSQKLLWHRTKDPTPVRNIRPEVPEGLAAVVAKMMAKNPDQRYQTPAEAAAALEQWASNDVPLPAPEEMPELSPAASIGLPIGENEPAAPATVDRHPNERPVAVGAAVGGGSENVPGADFMLSAAPAAGPFAPPVAGPFAPPLSQLREKSRSSAVTTTPTRVPSLPQSGTWPSGSLPVPNRPRNPFAPPQVDIQTNSEAAHDATPADMGRRPDVPVFLTVLGEKTTPGASKRNLLLVSLIAASLLLAGVLVVWKLARAGDTSAARPGTEQIEAAPTEPAPVEPAPSANKERRNTKK
- a CDS encoding EamA family transporter, with amino-acid sequence MEISDSRPSRIGLLLAFAAVYVLWGSTYLAIRLAIDSIPPFLMAGSRFVVAGAILFAYGSQRYAGRLTLVQWRNAALASVPLFVIGNGGVTWAEQSVPSGLAALVVATIPVWMLLFDWMYGGRRGPRRAELMGVGAGLAGVTVLAAPGADGGSPAGIGALVFSAVGWSCGSLVNRYADLPKSPFMISGMEMLVGGVFLLGVGLVTGEASRFDPVAVSWQSGAALVYLIAVAVVALPAYTWLMTVCSPALVGTYAFVNPVIAVLLGCAVLGEELTSQTLAAIALVVVGVALLTRPQKSVSSPGERRREVLVIEEGV